accttctgctcttcccagagcagctccatcccctgaggggaatatcttacagtgctcatacttctagtctccgattcatatgcaaccaaggcagaccctgcttagctatggggacaagtcatgcttgctaccacaagaccagctctcctctcttccttgccGTCTCCCTTAACAAAGCTTTTTGGGAACCCATCTAGACTGGGTCAGCATTACCTTGAAGCCCTTGCTCAAGTAGCAGGTTCCAGGGAGGggtagcaaccccccccccccgccagactcTAGTCTCTAGCTTCATCTGTAGCCCTGGTCAACAACTATTTTATGGGTGGAACTCTGAGGGATTAGGCGGGGGGGTTAGGGGGCTAGAACAACTCAGGGCGCCGCTCAGCCCCAAAGTCGAATGCTGGTGTCCCTTTGCAGCAGTTATGTCTCCCTCCACACACTTCTCTAGCCCCCGGATTTGCCATGTCTCTCTTGCGAGCCCTTTTAGGATAGAGAACCATCTCCTCTATTCTTGTGTTAACTGTTCTGAGAACCTTTGGGGGGGCGTGAAAAATGGTATATTAATCTAAAAGTATTCACAATACTCCTCAGCGGGATAGCTCTGGGGCAATGCAATTGCTGAGCCCTATAGGCTTTTTAGCACATTATGGACTGTTTGGGCCATCCACTGGCCCAACTCCATGCAATACGGATGTCAGTGCACTGTGAGTACACAGGTCCTTCCCTGTTCCTAGTGTGCTGGGAGCCATTCCCTAATTTCATGGGTTGGGGAGTGATTCATCCAAACTGCTCCTCTGCATGTGGCCCAAATATTAAtttaaatagggttttttttgttccccgctgccgcctctgctcttccggttcccccgctgctgccttagcactcccggttcccccgctgccgacccagccctcccggttcccccgctgctgcttctgtcctcccggtccccctgccgctgatcaacatggccgcccgtgtctgggcggccgtatctttcttggccgttctgggcatgcgctccgcgcatgcccagaacggccgaaaAAGTCACGGGTgacacgggatcacgctttacctttttattatagaggatacacaaacacacaaacacatacacacatttctgtgtgatctcataagcttactttctgaAGGAAAATAGgcaaaaaaagagagatacagaGGTCCATTTTTAGCAGCAAAAAGGATGTATGGCTATGAAGTATGGATCCCTCTCCCACTGGTCGCTTTCCCCTCTGCATTCTGTTCCCCTCCAGGTATGTATATCCTCAGCCAAACTTTGATGCTGGGATTGTGACGGGGGGGAACAGACTTCTGAATGTTAAGCCACTAGTGGGGAGAGAGTTCTCCACTTCTCACCCATGCACCCATGTTGCTGTGAGAAATTGACTCTTTTGTCCCTCACTTTCTAAATAATGGGAGcagatcaatttttaaaagcccagaTTGGACGCCAGGGGTTTTTCATTTGCTTTAATAAGCTGATGCTGAGTTGAAATATAGCTCATAACCCCCCTGCAATTAGTAATGGAAGTTTAGAAATCCTAGTAAATTGGCGATTCACTAAATTGTTTTGAGAGTTTGGTTGTACAGCTGATGTGTGAACTGTAGTGTAAACAAATATACTGGATGTATCATCATGGTATGAAATGCGGTAGTTTTCTTCTTCCACCTAGTGGTGAAAGCGAGCATTTTAATACAGATAAGCCCATAATCCTTGACTTGCGTTATCTACATTACAATTGGTTTTATATTAGTGTGTTATTGTAAATAgtttcccccaaagaatcctgggaattctAGCACAGTGAGTCTGCTGCAGATTTTGTGTTAGTGCTCTAACTATTAAATGTTCATAGGGCTATAGCATAGATGTGAAGTGTAGAAGTCGCCccgaacagtagtgtactggaggggtggggtataaatattttaatttacagaaataaataaatgtgccacCTAGAGTGGTGCAAGTGGAATTTCTCATTGCATTTTAGTGGAAAGGATAGCACACAGTGGCTTCCGAGCATGTGTGCATATAGCATGATTTTCACATGTGATGTAGCACACTTTGCCCCCTTCCATATGTGTACGGAGAATGTCATGTGTGAAGCAACCACGAGTCTAGCTGGGTGACCAGTGCAGAGAACCTCATACTTGCCTAACATTAGGGGCCGGCATACACAAGCATCAGCATCTGTAGTCTATACTTGATAACTGTACGAACTGACTCTCTTGGAGAAACATTGGCTGATATCTGGACTAACACTACACTAGTGCaaatgttgtgcttgtgcaaggatgttgcactaacCAGTTTtgctaagtcaggagcttgcgTTGTTGACTAGTATTGTCCGACTGCAACAGGGTGTGCATGCACAGCCAGTAGTGCGCCtcttgctggggagtaacagtgggagagagggcatgctctcaactcctgcctgtggcttccagcagcatctggtgggccactgtgcaaaacaggatgctggactagatgggccttgggcctgatccagcagggctgctcttatgttcttatgctgtataacctcttcctcagtccatatacgTTACAGGGATGATGAGTGGGGGATCTCTTGTTTTCCTTGGTCTTGGTCATGCATAATTTAGTGCTTCAATACCTGCCGCATGTGAAGACTCCATTGAAAAATAGGGGGGTTTCAtgcaactagctgaccccgcacagaccctctgtgcgctctttggggctggcggttacctctccctccccttctgccccagtctccacttccgggcccagccacctctcctccccactgccacctcccccccacacactttctttcccccctcctgggccttgcctccgcggccgggccgggcccaccaactctggcctccacggctgggccaccgccatggcaaccaattctcctgggtgcgcctcagccaaccaggtgcatctaccgcccagccaatcagctgggagctgggacgcacattccaaggcacacccaggagaattaatataatagatgtgaAATCTCAGTGGTGTCTGTTCTGTGGTGGCTCTTCCCCACACCCTGGCCATCGCTCAGCTCTGTAGTCATCAgatggtgagtgtgtgtgtgtgtgtgtgtgtgtgtgtgtgtgtgtgtgtgtgtgtgcgtgtgtacagGGCGAAGGGCTCCAGATAGTCTCCAAAGATGCCCCCATGAGTAGCATTGTTTTTGCTTGTTCAGGAAGCCACGAGCTGGAACAGATGCAGCTCATTTTGGAGACAATCCCCGTTTTCCGTGAAGAGGACAAGGAGGAGCTGCTCAAGGTAATGCCCACGCTCATCAACAGCACCTGGGCAGTGAAAAAGCCATTACGGAAGCGTCTTCCCGAAGTCAACAGCAAAGGTACGGTGGGATTCATATGTATGCACTTATTCATTTATACATGAAAGCCCCTGTAGTGCCCCGTTTCTGGGTGGGACAATGAAATTCAAGGAAAGATTTTGGGGCACCTCCCATGGTGATGGCAGCATTGGCAGTCTTCCTTccttgctctttttttaaaaaaacaaaattagtTTTTCTGCTGCTGGCTGTGACAATTGTGGCCACAGAACTCTTTTGAGCATTTGCCAGTTGGCAGCTGTAATTTCCACCCAGAATGCCATGGATATGGGTTCCTGCCCACCCCCAGATAGAGAAATAATGttcaaattattttcaaaaacCCATAAATTCTATTTGTGTATCCATGCCCCATCCAGATGGCATACTTCTCCATTGTGCAATttcacagcaccatctgctggccatttgctgccagtCCATGATAAGTAGTGACTCTTTTCAGACTACTTTAAATGTAGGGGAAATACGTCATCCGGATGGGGTGTGGCTAAACGGAAAGAGATTGCACTCTCAAATGGTGTGTTTCTCCATATGGAAACACCCATGGATCTGAATCACTCCGGGAGGAAAAATTTCTGGTTTGATGtatggctttttttttaaaggttgttttGTTGTGGTAGGAACAAAAactagttttttaaaatgcccttttTAGCTGTCTTGACTATGGCTCCTGTCCTAATTTTAAGAGAACTAGCATCTACACGTAGGACCCCCTATCCTTCCACACCTCTCCCATTAGGAGTAATTAGAGTTGTGCTCCCAAATCAAGGAGGGCCATTAACACCCTACAATTAAATACCAATGGAGCTTACAGGCTAAGTCCTTATCTGATTTCAGTAGTGACTGATGTAATCAGGCATATTGTGTTCCCATGAGACTCTTGTTTCTGGGAACAAGGGCTGTTTTTGCTTAGGTACAGCTGACCTGATCATTTGTCTGTCACTCTCAGCCATTGATTTTCTGGAGAAGATATTGACATTCAATCCCATGGACCGACTGACTGCAGAAATGGGTCTGCAACATCCTTATATGAATCCATATTACTGTCCCGAGGATGAACCTGTTTCTCAGCATCCTTTCCGGATTGAAGATGAGATAGATGATATTTTGCTGATGGAAGCGAACCAAAGCCAGATGTCCAACTGGGACAGGTACAGTATCCACTGTCTTTGTATGTGCCATAATTCCCAAGGAGCACAGAAAGTAGAACTGGGtgcaacattcctcttcctgAGAATCTtgactttcattttttaaaatccaaaatcaaaagtTTCTAGTTTTTAAGGCTGTTGCTCAGATATGATTGAAAAGTTTATGGCAAACTCTCAAGTCTATGGCAAACGATCAAAAGCCAAAGGAGATAAGGAATAAGATTTCCCATAGCTAGGTTCACGGCTTCCTTTCTCCATGATTAGCCAAATCAGAACAAATTATGCCCATagtgaaagagggagagagagagagagagagagaccaattATACAAATCTGACCTATTTGCATAACTATATTGATCACAGAATTCAGCTTTACATGGCATAGAATTTAAATGGCCTTGCTACAGAATTTTATTTCATAAGATTTGTTACCACTTGCCATTCAGTCAACGCTTCTCAGGGTTGATAAAAACTGATGAttgaaaacaaaatttaaatcagatttttaaatttaaattgattttaaaaaaaccacccataAAGAACCTagatcaaagatatcatcatgaatattattctaattatattctatgaatgtgttaacagcagtatatgtggatgagagataacagacctgatcagtcctattctgcaagTGGTGTACATGtagcacacacacagtcaagcccttgcccccACTGACCTACCCAAAAGTCAAAgaagaaggtcaatgaatgaatagaggatttggggggatagGTAGATCTgaacaaggaggaggagtctggatacaAATGCAGGGGATTGTGGAGGGGAggagaatagaaagtgaaaccaaaagtgaacagaacatattcatgcagtcttGAGGAAACTTTTCCCCGATTGTATCCTCCATCGtggaagggaaacacctatcgtGGCAGCAGGCTGTAAGAGAGACCccttttgggaatattttaatgaagttcctgtacctgtgggtaggAAAGGCGTGTGCAAAATTGAAACAGTGcagcaaagaaatgcaaggcctggttgccccaATGAAACAGCATTACAAGAAGTGTGTGGCTATTGTAGTGTgtgcctaccttctaaaaatgaaacttcCATCTATCTCTAAATGTGTATTAAGATTAtgttagacaacaagaatgtacttttatagaaaatgatgattaaatagaatcttcctgactagtaatttaaattgtgatttaaatcattaaaattgagtccttttgtgaggtgatttaaatcgtgatacATAAAATCAACCCTGACGCTTCTGTTGCTATATTGGCTCTGAGCAGAGCATTCATCATCCTCATAGAGTTGCTCGGTCTTAAGGCTACAAAGCGACGCTTGAAAGTGTGTGTATACAATGCCTAGTGGAAGTTAAGTATCTAGAGAGAGAGCTAAGCAGAATTTCTAGTAGTCAGGAATCAGGGCTTGGATATTCTGCATTGCTCTTTGCCTCTCCGTGACATCAGCCGTAATTCAAAGCATTCTAATGCATGCAGATTTCTTTCATTTCCATAACCTATGAGGCAACAGAATTCAATTTGTCTTGCGTTTTTTAGAGTGGACTATGCAAAGATGTAGATATGCCCCAGTATAGGGGGCATAGAAGGAGCCAGGTTGTAGTAAGTGGTACTAAGGTGTAGTAGGTGGGGATAGACTTGAACTAGGAATTATAGGTTCAAATCCTTATTCTGCCATTAATCTCCCTACATGACCTTGCGGGAAGGAGAGCACTGTGTCTGCTGCCCCATGCTCCTTGTAGAAAGAGTGCAAGTAGTGTTATTAACATGCATGGCGCTCTACAGAGTAATAAAATGATGGGTCCCTGCCCCAGggtgcttacaatctaaaattctAAGTGGGAATGATGCAAAAAATGGAGGTGAGGGGAAGAATATGCATTCAGTTTCGTGACACATACTTAAGCTTAGATACCCCAGGGGCTAAATTagtaatactggctgacatgttgcgcAGGCTTCTGCTGGTGTTTCTGATTGGCCCatactgctgcaggcatctaaagaCATgtcactcttgcacaagagcactcttgtacaaATATTTAAACCAGAGCGCATGCACTTTAGGAGCACaacttacattgtttccaatgtaagttGCACTCCTGAAATGTTTGCCTGCTGGTTTAAGTATTTGTGTATGAGCGCTCGTGTGCAAGACCACCGACGTTTCTTTAGAcacccacagcagtgcaggccaACGGGAAATGCCAGCATAAGCCCACGtaggatgtatgtatgtattcattcattcattcattcatttgatttatataccacctttcatgtAACTTATCCGAAGACATTTTACAatagtaaatacaataaaattccataaaatcacattaaaatattaaaatcaaagaaaaccataaaaacaccaaagaaacagcaacaaatgtcagccaatgtattaTCACTGTTATTGTTGTTGATGATAATAATGAATGGCAATAATAATTACACATGAATAATTTCATGATGTATCTTCATGATGTATCTCAACAAATAGGTATCACGTCAGCTTGTCCTCAGATTTGGAATGGCGGCACGAGAAGTGTCAAGATTTGGATGAGGTGCAACGGGACCCCCGGGCAGGATCGGAATCTATCGCCGAGGAAGCTCAAATTGATCCACGGAaatattcccagagcagctcggAGAGATTCCTGGAGCAATCGCATTCTTCAATGGATCGAGCATTCGAAGGGGATTGTGGGCGGTCATGTGATTATAAAGTGGGGTCTCCTTCCTACTTAGACAAGTTGCTCTGGAGGGACAACAAGCTCCACCATTACTCAGAGCCGAAGCTCATCTTGGACTTGTCTCATTGGAAAAGAGCATCCATTGCACCCACGGCAGAGTTGGCGTTGGAAGAGGAGCCATCCAACCTTTTCCTAGAGATAGCCCAGTGGGTGACAAGCACCCAGACGGGGCTGGAGTGCCCCAATCCCCTTCCAGAGATCCAAGAACGGAGCCTGCCATCTTCTCCCCGCCACCTCCACAAAGAGTCTAAGGAGGTTGACAGCAAAAGTGATCCTCAGTTTGACTTGGATGTCTTCATATCCAGGGCATTAAAACTTTGCACGAAGCCTGAGGATCTGCCAGAAAACAAGCTCAAAGACATCAACGGCGCATGTATAGCAGAACACCCTAGTGAGATTGTACAGACAGAGGTATATCATAAAGAGAGGTGGTGAAAAGAACCAGACTTCTGGTATTTGTGGCTAATCTCCTGACAAATGCTTCTGGTTACACATCAATTTACCCAATGCTGAATATCAAGCAAGGTTTGATCTCATGCAAGCCATGTCAACTCCTTATTCAATATTGTGGAAATGCCTTTATGTTAAGGGCGAGCAGAAGCTGAGGTTCCCTTTCAATGCCTTGGGAGTAAACTTAAAAGGAATCGAGAGGTGTGGGTGAAATGTTGGGGATTCTTATGCTGCCTTAACAATCATGCCTTGTAGCTTCTGGGACATGTTTTGAACTTCCGTGTCTGCTACAGAAAATTCCTGGACACACAGAATGATAAAGCGGCTCAGTTTACAAGGAAGAGTCATGATGCTTGAGGGAATCCCCTTTAGAAAACTAAACACTCTTGCCATGATTCATAGCATTTGTATGGAGCTTTTCCTGAAAGCCCAAAGCATTtgacacaggggttctcaaaactgggtctccagatgttgttggactacaaatcccatcatccccatacacAATGGCGAAaggctattgtgactggggatgatgagagttgtagtccaactgtaGCAGAAATCCCCCAGGTTCTCATAGACAGAGACTGGCACCAACAGtttgagagaaagcagatttattgcTAGCAATTTGATCTCAGTGGAAATAAATTCCAAAGCCTGAGACCCCGTTTACATTGTGTCTTCGCCTTTTAAACACACAGCAATTTACATATTGTGGGTACAATTCTCATTAGTAAGCATCGTCATCTTACAATTATACCAATCAGACAATTTCCCATACTAAGCTATAACTAAGCATTTCACCCCCTCCTTCTTTCTGCATACTGCTAAAAACTATTTCACTCCCCTTCCAGATGTGGCCTTGAAAGTACTGGCCAGCCAACACTTTGTTATCTACAGATATCAAAGGGGCCCCTTTGCCTGCATTCCAGCAGGTCAACAAGAATAATTGTGCTTTTAGCAAGTTGCAATTAGAGCAGATtgcagacccttttaaccatttcttgaccaccacagacctgagtctgcctcacaacaacatctggagatccaactTTGAGAACCTCTGATTGAAGGTCTGTTTTTTCCAGTCATTCTTATGTCATTCATGCCAGTATTACTATCCCTGTATTACAGACTGGGGGCTGAGGCAGAGAGGTCCCAGTTTGGCCTTCCCG
Above is a window of Hemicordylus capensis ecotype Gifberg chromosome 2, rHemCap1.1.pri, whole genome shotgun sequence DNA encoding:
- the MAPK4 gene encoding mitogen-activated protein kinase 4 isoform X1, producing the protein MAEKCDYIASMYGYDLGCRFIDFRPLGFGVNGLVLSAVDSKSCRKVAVKKITINDAQSMKHAFREIKIIRRLDHDNIVKVYEVLGPKGTDLQGDLFKFNMVYVVQEYMETDLARLLEQGPLSEEHAKLFMYQLLRGLKYIHSANVLHRDLKPANIFINTEDLVLKIGDFGLARVVDQHYSHKGYLSEGLVTKWYRSPRLLLSPNNYTKAIDMWAAGCILAEMLTGKMLFAGSHELEQMQLILETIPVFREEDKEELLKVMPTLINSTWAVKKPLRKRLPEVNSKAIDFLEKILTFNPMDRLTAEMGLQHPYMNPYYCPEDEPVSQHPFRIEDEIDDILLMEANQSQMSNWDRYHVSLSSDLEWRHEKCQDLDEVQRDPRAGSESIAEEAQIDPRKYSQSSSERFLEQSHSSMDRAFEGDCGRSCDYKVGSPSYLDKLLWRDNKLHHYSEPKLILDLSHWKRASIAPTAELALEEEPSNLFLEIAQWVTSTQTGLECPNPLPEIQERSLPSSPRHLHKESKEVDSKSDPQFDLDVFISRALKLCTKPEDLPENKLKDINGACIAEHPSEIVQTEVYHKERW
- the MAPK4 gene encoding mitogen-activated protein kinase 4 isoform X2; translated protein: MLTENQSKGYLSEGLVTKWYRSPRLLLSPNNYTKAIDMWAAGCILAEMLTGKMLFAGSHELEQMQLILETIPVFREEDKEELLKVMPTLINSTWAVKKPLRKRLPEVNSKAIDFLEKILTFNPMDRLTAEMGLQHPYMNPYYCPEDEPVSQHPFRIEDEIDDILLMEANQSQMSNWDRYHVSLSSDLEWRHEKCQDLDEVQRDPRAGSESIAEEAQIDPRKYSQSSSERFLEQSHSSMDRAFEGDCGRSCDYKVGSPSYLDKLLWRDNKLHHYSEPKLILDLSHWKRASIAPTAELALEEEPSNLFLEIAQWVTSTQTGLECPNPLPEIQERSLPSSPRHLHKESKEVDSKSDPQFDLDVFISRALKLCTKPEDLPENKLKDINGACIAEHPSEIVQTEVYHKERW